The Brachyhypopomus gauderio isolate BG-103 chromosome 1, BGAUD_0.2, whole genome shotgun sequence genome includes a window with the following:
- the shisa10.1 gene encoding protein shisa-5, whose product MASALLVLLVLSGSLFLTAVADGCDSYMTKSGIFKPSQTCAFYEFCCGSCDNRRCCSDFFNKLDEDNCFFNPEMKSVTIASVIVTVVIFIILVITCCVCPCCCLYKMCRKPRPVMATHTTTVISSQYPQQQTAVPGGQYPPYQSVPAQPGFSAQPGHGHPAAPYPYQGQPYAPGPPPPYNESVGPRYPVPYSQAAYDGGQPPYPLQPPLQQGYAQPAPADYGAAQPPFNPSYVEPPKTGY is encoded by the exons ATGGCGTCCGCGCTCCTCGTCCTGCTTGTGCTGAGTGGATCTTTGTTTTTAACCGCAGTCG CCGACGGCTGCGACAGCTACATGACCAAGAGCGGCATCTTCAAGCCGTCCCAGACCTGTGCGTTTTACGAGTTCTGCTGTGGTTCCTGCGATAACAGACGATGCTGTTCTGACTTCTTCAACAAACTAGACGAGGACAACTGCTT CTTCAACCCGGAGATGAAGTCTGTGACCATCGCTTCTGTTATCGTGACTGTGGTCATCTTCATCATCCTTGTCATAACCTGCTGCGTATGTCCATGCTGCTGCCTGTACAAAATGTGCCGAAAACCCAGGC CGGTGATGgcaacacacacaactacagtgATAAGTAGCCAGTATCCACAGCAACAGACTGCGGTCCCTGGGGGACAGTATCCACCATACCAGTCTGTTCCAGCACAGCCAGGGTTCAGCGCCCAGCCTGGTCATGGACACCCCGCTGCTCCGTACCCATATCAGGGGCAGCCATACGCGCCGGGACCCCCTCCCCCATACAACGAGAGTG TGGGCCCCCGATATCCTGTTCCCTACAGCCAGGCAGCGTACGATGGAGGCCAGCCCCCTTACCCTCTACAGCCACCCCTGCAGCAGGGCTACGCTCAGCCTGCACCAGCAGACTACGGTGCTGCTCAACCACCCTTCAATCCTTCCTACGTAGAGCCACCCAAGACCGGATACTAA